ATCAGATATATTGATTTCGGAAAATGGTAGCATGCTGTTTTTTCGGAATGAAACCCTCAAAGTCGAAGTGGGGTATCTGGAACTGCCTCCCCGAATCACTTTTTGGGTTCCAGTATCCGGGCCTTTCGGATTCACCTGGGGATTACTGTTCAAATTTCCGTGCCAATCGCTGCACCATTCGTAAGCATTGCCACTCATATCGAAAATACCCAGTTCGTTGGGTTGCTTTTTGCCCACTTCGCGCATTTCTTTACTGTCAATTAACCCTTCCGACATGTTATACCACCCAACATCATTGGCTTTATTGCTTCCGCTGTATTTATATCCTTTGCTTTTCACTCCTCCTCGGGCGGCATACTCCCATTCCGCTTCAGTAGGCAGACGATACTTTTTCCCGGTTCGGTCATTGAGTTTATCGATAAATTCTTGTGCAGCATTCCAGGTGACATTTACTACCGGCAAATTATCCCCTTTATTTATCGAAGGATTACTTCCCATGATAAGCTCCCATAAGGCTTGGGTTACTTCGTACCTGCCGATATAAAAGTCGCTCAGTGTTACCTGATGAGGAGGATTATTCATCGTGAATGTCCCCCCTTGCACAAATACCATATCAACAAGTCGAATTAATTTAAAACGCCCGGCTGCAATCTGTGCTTCAGGTGTACCGGCATAATCGCGGATGAATCGTTCCAATTCAGCCATATCTTCCGTATCTTTGATTTGTTCCCATGTATCACGAGGTTGAAGATCGTTTTCACGTTTCTGCATATCATTCAAAATGTTATGGGCAATACCGGCTTTCGCCGATTGGGGATATGAAGCAAGATATCCGCGCAGATCGGTTTGACTTGTTTGATCGACTTTGACCCATGCTTCCTGTGCATGCAATTCGTTATTCAAATGCTCTTCCACAGCATACACTTCTTCAACTTTTTCCATCACGGCTTTGTCCGCATTGGTACGGTTGTAGTCCAGATATTTCTTAACCTCTTCTCGTAATTGTTGAAAATATGCGCTTTGCATATCATCGTAGTTGCAAAGTTTATCCAGGCTCAAAATACGTAGGTATGAGATCTGATGCGACCATTTTCCTAGTGATGCCTGGGTTTTATCCAGATGTTCCAGTGCGTCGGAATAACGGCCTTCGCTATATGCCGTTTCGGCATTTTTCAGTTCCATGCGCGCCCGTAACTCATCCTGTGCAAACATAGTGATGCCTGCAAGCAAAAATAAAAATACAGTTATCGTCTTTTTCATAGAGTTTTAATATTTGATGTTCAATCCCAGAAACTATCTTTCTTTTTTGCCGGTTCGGAAGAACCCCCGGTTCCCCGGAAATCACCGCCGGAAGCGTTGGTATTGGTTGTTTTGGGTTTACCTTTGTAAACAAGCTTCCGAATATTCACTTCTCCCACTTTTGCTGTCTCGGTAAATTTATTCAGTGTCTGTTGTGCCTGTTCGTGGGTAGCGAACCAATCCACAAGCATGATTTCACCTGTACCGTCCGTATCGTTTATTTCTCCGACAAAAGCATTTTCGAAGTTGCCCCATGCATCATCCAGATTACTCTGTGATTGTTGCACTTTACGATTGTTTGCGGCAATGTTGGTTGCTTTGAGATCAGCCGCTTTTTGGCTGCATTCCGTTATTGTGGTGCTATCAGGAATATCACTTATGTTCACAGTTATCTTCATCTGTCGCTGTTGAATACAGATACAAAAATAAGATAAAAACTCTAAAATAGACATATATATTTGTACTGTGTATTGATATATCCATATCAGGAAAAAAGCTGTAAACCGGTTACATGTATATCATTATCACTGAAAATGATCAGCATAAATAATGGTATCCATATAAAATCTATATATTTGCAGGTATAAATATACATTCAACCCGTTATATTTCAGAAGCTATACCACTTATAATTTTACGGGTATTATGTCTCATATTTGTAGAATATAGGATGCGCTTCAACAGAATTCAAGCAAGTTTGATTCTGTTTTCAGCTTTCACTATATTTGTAGGATATAGGATGCGGTTCGGTAATTTTTCGAAAACAAGTTATCTATAATTGCCTCCACCTTTCGTTATATTTTTAAAATATATCACTCATCTTTGCGTTTCAATATTAAAATATTCCAAACTAATGCATAGAGCCTTTACTTATTGTCTGCTTCTGATTACGGTCTTTTATTTGCATTCATGCATCAGGAATATCGATTCTTTTCCTGATGAAGTATCCATATCGCCTTCGTTGAGCCTCTCCATTGGTACCGGAGTTTTCAATACCGAAAAAGATTTGTTGCCTGTAGGCTTACCGGAAATAAACATAGGTGAGAATGTACCCTCCTGGGCCAGATATAAAGTGATTAGTATTCATGATTCTGTTACTTTCAGTATATCGGAAATATTTGATAATGTCGACTCTGTCAGATTAATCGCATTTAAGGTGAATATCTGGAATCAATTTCCTGCGAAAGCAAAGCTTCAGGTCTATTTTTGTGATGATACCGGGATCAGGTTAGATTCACTGTGGCATGATGCACCTTTGGATATTGCCCCGGGAGAATTCGACTCTTCGGGAAAACTATTGAAAGAATCATATGCCTAATCGTATGTGGAGATGACCGGGAAACGGCTTGAAACCTTACGTCAGATAGAGTATTGTCCTTTTATATCATACGTATACCTGGAAGGAATATCACCGGAGACCATCAACCGGTTCGACGATTATTCGCTGACCTGCCAACTAGGGGTAAGAACAGATGTCGACTTTACAATTGACTTGAAATGAGTAGTATAAGAAGGGTATTCATTTGTTTTTGTATCAGCTTTATTGCCATCGGATTTGTATTTTCCCAGCAAAGCCATACTTTGTTTTTTCAGCACCTGAATCCTCAAAGCAATGTGGTCAATCCAGCCATCATGAGTCCGTGTCCGGTCTTTTTCAGTCTGCCGCTACTGGGATCGATCCATCTGAATGCCAATTCCACCGGATTCAACTATGCCGACTTATCGAAAGACAAAACCCTTGACCTGGGATCACTGGTGAGTCAACTCCATGCCGTTGATTTTGTCACTGCAGAATTTCATTATACCCCCTTTAGTTTCGGTATTTACCTGCCCAATGATGATTATCTCAATATTACATGGTCCGAAAAAGTCGATGTCAAAGCTTTTTATCCGAAAAAACTAATTGATTTTGCTGCACGGGGAAATACACAGCATTTAGGGAATCCTCTTAAAATAAAATCTCCCGGCTTAAATGCAGTATATTACCGTGAATTATCCGTTGGGATCGCACGCGAGGTTTCCCGTGACCTGGATATAGGCATTCATGCAAAAATCCTGTTTGGTCAGGCAGGTGTTTTTACCAGAAGGGGGAAAATGGTAATCGACAGTAACAGTACCACTTATGATTTTACGGCGGACTGGGATTTTGGGATCGATGCCTCTTTTCCACTGGATATTACCCGGGATGTGGACGGATATGTTTCCGATCTTGATGTGGGCGATGTGAAGTTTCCATCAGCTGTACTGACGTTTAAAAATCCGGGGATTGCTTTTGATTTCGGTTTCGTTTATCATACAGGCGATCTGGTTTTTAGCGGAAGTATACTGGATCTGGGATTGATGTATTGGAGTAAGGATACACGCAAGTTCAGGCAAAACGGACAATTTACCTTTTCAGGAGCCAATATTACGGACGGTTTAAATTCCAGCGATTTTTTTAGTGAGATGAAAGACTCATTAAAAAACCAGTTGAAGGTAACTGATACAAATAGCGGATTTTTGACATTTACCACTCCTAAAATATATGTCGGGGTAGTAAAACCGGTGAACGATCTTATTAGTCTTGGAATCAATGCCCGGACAGATATTTATCCCGGGAGGCCGGTTGCAGGATTATCATTCCAGGCGATTGCCTCACCGGGAAGATATACACAATTTTCCCTCAGCTATTCCTTGATGAATTATTCATTTGTAAATGTAGGGGCCGGAATTACGGTCGGAGGCGACCGTTTCCAGTTTTATGCCGTAAGTGATAATATACTTGCATTTTTTACCCCGGAGAAAGCCAGAAACGGAAATATCAGATTTGGGTTCAATTTTTTTCTGGGCTGTTCGGAGGGTAAAAGTAACCAAAATGGTAGATCGGGTTCAGGAGTGTGTAATTGGATACTAAAAGAAGAAAACAGGGAAAAGAGGTATAAAAAGCTATAACCCCGATGCGGTATTTAAATTACGAATTACGAATTACAAATTACGAATTACAAATTGCGAATTACGAATTACGAATTATGAACTTTTAAAAATTCCAAAAGGTTTATTGAAGGCAATCTTGAATCTTAAATTTTGAACCTTGAACCCTGAAAGCTAATTTTGACTTTTTCGAATCGTCTTTAATAAGAATAATACAAACTTATTTTGATCGATTATCAGAACATCAATGTGATACTTTTTTTTGTCGGTTTTTATGCTTTTTGACCGGTAGTTTTGGGAAAAGTTTCCTGAAACGTACCATATAAGTTTTGATGTTGCTTCCTGCAATGATCAAAGTTACTGCCATAATGATCAGTATGATCCCCAGGATCAGCCTGAATGTCAGGGACTCTCCAAAGATGCTCACTCCAATGAACACGGCTGTTACCGGTTCCAAAGCTCCCAGGATAGCCGTCGGAGTGGAGCCGATATACTGAACGGCCTTGGTGGTACACAAAAAAGAGATGGCAGTCGGAAAAACAGCCAATGCGAGCAGGTTTCCCCACAAGTACCATTTATCTGCAATATGCAGGCTTTTACCGAAATCGACCCGGACTAAAAATAAGGTTAATCCGAAAAGTAATACGTAGAAAGTCAATGTAAGGGTGGCCATATTTTTAAACATCGGCTGGTTGACCCCTACGATGTAAATGGCATAAGTAAGTGCCGATACCATAACCAGGAGTGTTCCGGTCAGGCTCAGGGTCGTTCCGTCCCCGTTTTTATAAAGCAGGGCGATACCTCCCAATGCCAGGAGGATACACAAAATAGTTTGTAGTGTCAGTTTCTCCCTGAAACCAAATGCCATGATCAGTGCTACCATGATCGGATAGACAAACAGGAGCGTCGAGGCAATCCCGGCATCCATGTAGTTATAACTCTGGAACAACATCAGGGAGGAAGTGGAAGCCAGTATCCCCATTACGATCAATGGAAATATCTCCTTCCGTTTTAAATTGAAACTCCGTCCCCTTGCCTTGATCATGATACCCAATATGGGAATGGCGAACAGGTATCTGAAAAACAGTACCGAATCCGGATCCATCCCTGCTTTATATAGCGGGAGTGCAAATAATGGATTCATGCCGTAGGTAGCCGCGGCAACAGCACCCAATAAATATCCCTTGACTTTGGCTTGATCCATGAATTGAAATTTACGGCAAATATATTCCAGTTTTCAGATATTTCTTTATTGTATTTTCGATTAGAAAGTCAGAAAGCAGAGACATTAATGATTGATGATTGATTATTTTAAGTCGAAAAGTATGAATGTTCATAAAGTTTGAAAGTTTATAAAGTTTGAAAGTCAGAAAGTTTATAAAGTTTGGATATCCCACACATTAGTTTTTAACATTATAACTTTATGAACTTTTTTGCTTTTCATTTTATATTCATCACTCGCTGACGCTCATGACGGCTTACGCTTAGTTCATTGTTTAAAGTTAATCATTCAAAGTTCATTGTTAATTCTCCATTCTCCATTCTCCATTCTCCATTATTTCGTTCATCATTACTCGCTGACGCTAAGTTTTTCATTAATGTTTTTTTTAAAATTGATTTATTGTTTACATTGCAAAAAAATATAACGTTGATCATATGGAGGATTCACTATTGACCAATTCAAGATCTTTTTTCCTAAAATGTGTATTTTTTGTATTTTTTGTAACATGTTCGTTCTACGTATTCCCGGGCGATTTCGGTCCTGCTTTGGTTATTGTGAACGGTAAGCCGGTACCCAATGGATTTATACAACATCTTGCACCCGAACATATTGCTTCTTTCAAGATTTTGAAAGGGAAGGAGGCTACTGATCAATATGGTCGAAAAGGGAAAAACGGAGTAGTACTCATTACCTTAAAAGATACCGGAGAAAATATTTCCCGTTCGGTTCGAGAGAAAATGAAACAAGAGAAGAAGATATCTTCCCGGAAGGATGCCATTAATAATGATTCCGGGGAGGAAAATCACCACATATCCAATGATACTATCCGAAGTATGATAGCTGTTAATCCTGGTGTTACATTCAAAATAGAGCATCTGAAAACCCCCTGGTACTTACTTCCGATGAACGATACGGAATCTGTTTTTAAGAACCTGGCATCTCCCGATTTCACTCAGGCAAAACCGGATACGGGAAAGATAATTGCTCGTAGTAGTCATGTTGGAAGATTGGTTGAATATAAAGAACATCCTTTTTTCCAGGGAATGTATGCCGCGTATGCAGATCACCGGCCATTTATCCTGTCGCCCGATATGATCTGGTTATTGATATCGCAGGGATTTGCACGGCATGTGACCCATAATGCAGAAGAATTACGTTCCCGGTTTGTGGATTTTTCCGGCCAGACCACCTTGATTGTCCGTAATGATCAGGTAAAACTTGATGATGACGCTCACCGTTGGGAAGAGATATTTCCGGAATTTACGAAGCAGATCCGGGAACATATAAAGGAACCTTCTCTGGTCGATATACTTACTTCGGATTTTTCCACTACCGATCCTGTATCCAGGATAGCATCGGAAATTACCATTATGGAATCCATGAAGCCTTATTTTGAATTTGTTACTATGCGTATTATTTGCGGAATACCGAAAGTTACATTAGAGGGTACTACTGAAGACTGGGAAAGGCTTTTGGAAAAGGCGCGATATTTAAGGAAATATAACCTTGACTGGTGGCTCGATGAAATAGAACCGTTATTGGAAGAGTTTGTCCGTGCATCAAAGAAGAAAATAGATAAACGTTTCTGGCGGAATATGTTTAAATTCCATACTTTAAAGCAATATGGTTCTCCTACCGTAATAGACGGTTGGATCGTTAAGTTTTTCCCTTATGATAAAGAAGGCAGGCGAAATGACCTGAAATCAATCAGTAATGTAAACAGGTTACCTTCCGAGTTAGTCAAGGTAGATGTAAAATATATTGAAGTATTTCAAGATACGACCATAGTTACTCCGTTGCAGTTTTGGGCCGGATTTATCGGATTACAGCAGGATTCGGAAAATTATTCGTTGAGGCCGGAAATCGGATGGTTGGTCAAGATAAAAGGAGAAGATAGCCATCGGACAAAAAAAATGCTGGAAAGAGAGAAAGCTTCTTTATGGAGTGGTGGGATGAGTATTCGGGTGAGTACAGTACCGGAGGAAATATTGGAGATGGAAGAGATCAGGGAGCTTTCCATTGATTTTACAGGTAAAATACAGATACCACAGGAAATGAAACAGATAAAAATCGATAGGTTGAACTTATCAGGTGAGGTATCCGAAACTGAAATCAAGAAAATTCGTGAATTGTTCCCTGATACTGAATTAATTATCAACAGAAAAAAAATACCCTGATACCAATCAATTCGTCGGATATGCACTTTTGTTACCATTCTTATAAAACGACATCTGTTCCTGTGAGCCCATCATAGGTAACTTCAAATTTATCTGAACCTTAGGTTGGTAATCATATATGATTAACTTTACGACGCATTGAACCCTCAATTTGAATACACAATGATCGATCTGTTATTAAAAAACAACGAAATATATAGCGTACAAAGTGTTGATGAAATAGTCGATGAGAAATTGGATTTTTTGGTGATCCAATTTCATGATTATACCCCGACGGACCTCGAATGGCTGAAGAAAAATTTTGGACTTGATTTCTCCATCATGTCGCATTATGAAGATATTGAAATCAGTTCCCACTTTCTGGAAAAGGAAGACCAGGTATCTTTTCATTTTTCGATTCCCTATTACAACCATGAGAAGAAAATGGTAGAAGAACCGGTATTCTTTATGGTATCGGCCAATCGTTTGTTCTTTTTTATGAGTTCCGTTCTTGATGAATACTTAAATGAGCTGTATGCCGGTAAACTTTCAGATATGCTCCGGATAGCGAATATGAATATATCCAAACTTCCCCTGGAATTTATTTCCGATTATTATGCAGATATCACCGAAGACCTTGCCCGGAAGATCAAAAATATAGCAGGTAAAGTGCTGGTTGAGAATACTTTTTCCGATGAAGAAATGAATCTAATTACCAAGTACAGCTTTAACAATTTGCTGATAAAAGAGTCTGTGAATGAAGCCATACGGATATTCAGCCTATGTAGGAAAAGCGATTTCGGAAAAGATGGGCCGATGGAGGAGATGATTAATGCGGAGCAAAATGACCTGATGGTGGTATCTGATTACATCCAGTTCAATTTAGAACGCCTCAGGGATCTGAAGGACCATATCAATCATAAAACGGATTTTGAGCAAAACCGTATCTTCAAGATACTTACCGTAGCCACCATATGTATTGCATTACCCACACTGTTCGCCGGAATATACGGAATGAACTTCGAGGTAATGCCGGAACTTCAATGGGCTTTTGGGTATCCGCTTGCCATAGTCGTCATAATTTTATGCGCCATTCTGCCTTATCTTTATTTCAAAAGGAAAAAATGGCTGTAAAAAAGAAACTATCCTATTTCTATTCTTGAGTGAATCGGATATTGGGAGATAATAGTGATCCCATTGATATTTATGTATTCATCGGAAAAGACATCGTCTAAAAATACCAGGACTCTAATTACCGTTTTATTTTTGTAAGAGCCGCCGATCCTTTATGGACCGCAAAATGACCTGTTTTATCGCTTTTGATCTGAAATTGCGGGTCATTATCGGAGACTTGATGGATATAGCCCTTGTAATTAAAGTTCTAAGTACATATCCTGATAATTATTCCTGAAATCTTCACGTTTTTAGAAGTTTCAAATATGTATAAATAATATATTGTACGGAAGTACTCATCTTTAATTATTCAGTGTTAGGATATACTTGTTAATATACAATTGTTTTTCTTTGGATTTGTATTGTTGTATATATCTTGGATGTTCAAGCACTGTTAACTGATTGAATAGTTTTGCCTTTTTATTTAATTTTTCGATAAAAGCAGCATTTTTTATTCCCAATACAAAGACTTCGGAAGTATCTAACCCGA
This DNA window, taken from Bacteroidales bacterium, encodes the following:
- a CDS encoding formylglycine-generating enzyme family protein encodes the protein MKKTITVFLFLLAGITMFAQDELRARMELKNAETAYSEGRYSDALEHLDKTQASLGKWSHQISYLRILSLDKLCNYDDMQSAYFQQLREEVKKYLDYNRTNADKAVMEKVEEVYAVEEHLNNELHAQEAWVKVDQTSQTDLRGYLASYPQSAKAGIAHNILNDMQKRENDLQPRDTWEQIKDTEDMAELERFIRDYAGTPEAQIAAGRFKLIRLVDMVFVQGGTFTMNNPPHQVTLSDFYIGRYEVTQALWELIMGSNPSINKGDNLPVVNVTWNAAQEFIDKLNDRTGKKYRLPTEAEWEYAARGGVKSKGYKYSGSNKANDVGWYNMSEGLIDSKEMREVGKKQPNELGIFDMSGNAYEWCSDWHGNLNSNPQVNPKGPDTGTQKVIRGGSSRYPTSTLRVSFRKNSMLPFSEINISD
- a CDS encoding DMT family transporter — encoded protein: MDQAKVKGYLLGAVAAATYGMNPLFALPLYKAGMDPDSVLFFRYLFAIPILGIMIKARGRSFNLKRKEIFPLIVMGILASTSSLMLFQSYNYMDAGIASTLLFVYPIMVALIMAFGFREKLTLQTILCILLALGGIALLYKNGDGTTLSLTGTLLVMVSALTYAIYIVGVNQPMFKNMATLTLTFYVLLFGLTLFLVRVDFGKSLHIADKWYLWGNLLALAVFPTAISFLCTTKAVQYIGSTPTAILGALEPVTAVFIGVSIFGESLTFRLILGIILIIMAVTLIIAGSNIKTYMVRFRKLFPKLPVKKHKNRQKKVSH
- a CDS encoding DUF2945 domain-containing protein; the encoded protein is MHQVSDNDPQFQIKSDKTGHFAVHKGSAALTKIKR
- a CDS encoding DUF5723 family protein; its protein translation is MSSIRRVFICFCISFIAIGFVFSQQSHTLFFQHLNPQSNVVNPAIMSPCPVFFSLPLLGSIHLNANSTGFNYADLSKDKTLDLGSLVSQLHAVDFVTAEFHYTPFSFGIYLPNDDYLNITWSEKVDVKAFYPKKLIDFAARGNTQHLGNPLKIKSPGLNAVYYRELSVGIAREVSRDLDIGIHAKILFGQAGVFTRRGKMVIDSNSTTYDFTADWDFGIDASFPLDITRDVDGYVSDLDVGDVKFPSAVLTFKNPGIAFDFGFVYHTGDLVFSGSILDLGLMYWSKDTRKFRQNGQFTFSGANITDGLNSSDFFSEMKDSLKNQLKVTDTNSGFLTFTTPKIYVGVVKPVNDLISLGINARTDIYPGRPVAGLSFQAIASPGRYTQFSLSYSLMNYSFVNVGAGITVGGDRFQFYAVSDNILAFFTPEKARNGNIRFGFNFFLGCSEGKSNQNGRSGSGVCNWILKEENREKRYKKL
- a CDS encoding DUF4419 domain-containing protein, which encodes MIAVNPGVTFKIEHLKTPWYLLPMNDTESVFKNLASPDFTQAKPDTGKIIARSSHVGRLVEYKEHPFFQGMYAAYADHRPFILSPDMIWLLISQGFARHVTHNAEELRSRFVDFSGQTTLIVRNDQVKLDDDAHRWEEIFPEFTKQIREHIKEPSLVDILTSDFSTTDPVSRIASEITIMESMKPYFEFVTMRIICGIPKVTLEGTTEDWERLLEKARYLRKYNLDWWLDEIEPLLEEFVRASKKKIDKRFWRNMFKFHTLKQYGSPTVIDGWIVKFFPYDKEGRRNDLKSISNVNRLPSELVKVDVKYIEVFQDTTIVTPLQFWAGFIGLQQDSENYSLRPEIGWLVKIKGEDSHRTKKMLEREKASLWSGGMSIRVSTVPEEILEMEEIRELSIDFTGKIQIPQEMKQIKIDRLNLSGEVSETEIKKIRELFPDTELIINRKKIP